TCACGATCCTGCTGTCGTTCCCGATCGGCATCGCGACGGCCGTCTACCTCGAGGAGTACGCGCCGGACAACCGGTTCACCCGCTTCATCGACGTCAACATCCGCAACCTCGCGGGCGTGCCGTCGGTCGTCTACGGGTTGCTCGGCCTCGCGGTGTTCGTCCGGTTGCTCGGCCCGTCGACGGCCACCACCGACTCGCTGCTCAACATGACCGGCGGTCGCAGCGCCGTCAGCGCTGGTCTGACCATCGCGATCCTGGTGCTGCCGATCGTGATCATCACGGCGGCCGAGTCCATCCGCGCCGTCCCGAACACCCTGCGTGAGGGCGGGTACGGCATCGGCGGCACCAAGTGGCAGGTCACCAGCCGCCTCGTGCTCCCGTCGGCGATGCCCGGCATCCTCACGGGCACGATCCTCTCCCTCTCCCGGGCGATCGGTGAGACCGCCCCGCTGATCGTGGTCGGCGTGACCACCGGCTTCCTCGTCTCGCAGGGCGGCTTCCTCGAGCGCCTCTACGGTCCCTACACGGCGTTGCCCGCCCAGATCTACACGCTGGCGCGGCAACCCCAGGCCGCGTTCCGCAACGAACTGTCGGCAGCGGCCATCGTGGTCCTGCTCCTGGTGACGTTGACGGCGAACGCGGTGGCGATCGTGCTGCGCAACCGCTACGACAAGGGGCGGGCACGATGACGCCGACCGAGGGAGCGAGCGTGAGCGACCCGATCCGCCGACAGGACCTGCCACCCATCCACGAACCGCAGGCCCCGGTCCGGGTGGCGTTCCAGCAGTGGCTCGACGAGATCGACGACGAACTGATCGGGGGTGCGCTGCTGGTGGCCGAAGCGCTGCCACGCTCGGCGCGCGCCTTCCTCGGCCGGGACCTGACCGTCGTGGACGAGGTCCGTGCGATGGCCTCGGACGTCAACGACCGCTGCCGCCGGGTCGAGGAGCAGGGGTTCCTGCTCCTCGCCCGCGAGTCGCCCGTGGCCGGTGACCTGCGCCGCCTGGTGGGCATCCTCCGCCTCGTGACGGCCGTCGAACGCTCCGCCGCGCTCTTGCGCCACGTGGGCGAGGCCGTCGAACGGGTCGACGCACCGATGCTGCCGGCGGAGATCCGTACCACCATCGAGGAGCTGGCTGCCTACACGGCCGAGGTCTTCCGGCGCGGTGTGGACGCCTGGCGACAGCGCGACGGGCTCGCCGTGCACGAGGTGGACCGGCTGGACGAGTCCGTCGACCGCCTCCAGGAGCACCTGCTCGACGCCTCGCAGCGGCAGGTCGACGGGGCGGCCGAGCTGCTGGTGCTCGGACTGCTGGCGCGCTACTACGAGCGCATCGCGGACCACGGGGTGTCGTTCGCCCAGCACGCGACCTTCGCGGTCACGGGTGAGCGCGTCGACGTCGGGCGATGAGCCGGACCGGGGAGGGCAGCGACGTGGGGGCGTCAGCCCGCATCGAACGACGACAGCTCGATGGTCTGTCCCGTGACGGCGAAGACGGCCTGCTCGGCCACGTCGACGCCGTGGTCGGCGTAGCGCTCGAGCTGCCGGACGAGCTGGATCATGTGCGTCGCCCACTGCAACCGGTGCTCGTCCTCGGCGGCCAGGCGCACCAGCCGGTGGAAGATGCCGAGGTACAGCCGGTCGACGTCGTCGTCCAGGCGGGAGCAGGCCTTCGCGGCGTCGACGTCGCGGTGCACGAATGCCTGCAGGGAGCCCCGCGCGACCTCGCGGGCCCGTGCCCCCATCTCCAGCAGCTGCCCGGTCAGCGCCGCGTCCGCCGGCAGGTCGCTGACTCGCTCGACGGTGCGTGCCACACCGACCGCGTAGTCACCCATCCGCTCGACGTGCAGGCTCACGTGGATCAGCGCGGTCAGCAGCCGCAGGTCACCCGCGACCGGGCCGTGCAGGGCGACCGCGGCCAGCACGCCGTGCTGGACCTGCTCGTAGCCACGGTCGACCTCGGCGTCGGCCTCGGCCACGCGCCGGGCGGCCTGGAGGTCGCCGAGCTCGAACGCCTGCAGCGCCTCGCCCAGCATCGCATCCGCCCGCTCGGCCATGGCGACCACGCGCGTCAGCAGCTGGTCGAGCTGGTGTTGGAGATCGTTTCTCACGCGGCACCCCCTGCCGCGGCAGCGTAACCCCACCGTCAGCCCCACCCACACGCACGAGGACGGAACCGAGACATGCCGAAGCTGCTGCTCGTCGAGGACGAGAAGTCGATCGCCGAGGGCCTGGCCATCACGCTGGAGGCCGAGGGCTTCCAGGTCGCGTGGGTGAAGGACGGCCTCGACGCGATCCCCGCCTGGGAGCGGGTCCGCCCCGATCTGGTCGTGCTCGACCTGATGTTGCCCGGGATGTCGGGCACGGAGATCTGCCGGACCATCCGCGCCCGCTCGGACGTCCCGATCATCATGCTCACCGCCCGCGAGGCCGAGGTCGACCGCGTCGTCGGCCTCGAGCTGGGCGCCGACGACTACGTCACCAAGCCGTTCTCGACCCGCGAGCTGGTCGCGCGGATCAAGGCGGTCCTGCGCCGGGCGCCACTGCAGGACCTCGCCGGTGACGTGGCACCGGTCGAGGCTTCCGGTGTGCGGGTCGACCGCGTCCGTCACGAGGTCAGGGTCGATGGGGAGCTGGTCGATCTTCCGCCGAAGGAGTTCGAGCTGCTTGCCTACCTCGTCGAGCACGCGGGACGGGTACTGACCCGCGGCCAGCTCATCGACGAGATCTGGGGGAGCGACTACGTGGGTGACACCAAGACGCTCGACGTGCACATCCGGCGTCTGCGGACCCGGATCGAGAAGGAGCCCGAGACCCCCTCGCGCATCCAGACCGTACGAGGCGTCGGATACCGCTTCGCCGACTCGTGAGCGCGCGCCCGCTGCTGGCCGCACTCGGGCTCGGGCTCGCGGCCTACGCGTTCGCGCGGGTCGCGCCCGGCGGTCTCGGCCTCGCGCTGACGCTCGCCCTGGCCGTCGTGGTCGGTGTGATCGTGGACGCCGCGGAGTCCCGCAAGGTCAGCCGCCTGGCGGAGCGCGTGAACGCGTGGATGAGCGCGGCCGAGCACCGGCCGGTGCAGGTCGGCGGCAGCCACGCCTGGCGGCAGCTGGGCATCGTGCTGAACGCGCTCGGCGCCGCGTACCAGCGGCGCGGCGAGCGGATCGCCCGCGAGCGGCCCTGGCGCCGCGAGCTGGTGGACTCGCTGGTCCAGCCCTCGCTGCTGTTCTCCGGCGAGGGACGCCTGCTGGCCGCCAACGACACCGCCCGCGAGCTGCTCGGCATCCCGGTCGACGCCGGTGACATCACGGTCGTGCAGGCCGTCGGCAGCGCCGCGCTGGCCGGCGCCGTGCGCGAGGCGCGGTCGTCCCGGGTGCCGATCACGGTCGACGCCGAACACGGCGAGCACGAGCTGCGCTCCGTGGTGTCGTTGGTGGGCGACGAGACGCTGATGATCATCACCGACCGCACCCGCGAGCGCCGCGTCGAGGAACTGCGCCGCAACTTCGTCGTCAACGCCTCCCACGAGCTCAAGACCCCGGTGACCGGGATCCAGACGCTGGCCGAGGCCCTGCGCGTCACCATCGAGAAGGACCCCGACCGGGTGCCGTCGCTGGTGAAGCAGCTCGGCGACGAGGCCGAACGACTCGCCCGGCTCGTCCACGACCTGCTCGACCTGCGCCGCCTCGAGGAGCGCGGACCGCTCGAGCGCGTGCCCGTCGACCTCGCCGAACTCGTCCGTCAGGTCGTCGTCGGGCAGCTCCCGCGTGCCGAGGAGCGGCAGGTCGAGATCGGCGTCGAGGCACCCGACCGCGCCTACGTCGCCGGCGTGCCGGGCGACCTCGAGGTCATCGTCAAGAACCTGGTCGGCAACGCGGTGCAGTACAACCGGCCCGGCGGGTTCGTCGAGGTGCACCTCGGCTCGTCGGACGGCGCGTACGTGCTGAAGGTGCACGACACGGGCATCGGTATCCCGCAGCAGGACCTCTCGCGCGTCTTCGAGCGCTTCTACCGGGTCGACACGGCCCGCTCGCGCGAGACGGGCGGCACGGGCCTGGGGCTGTCCATCGTCCGGCACGCCGTGGAACGCCACGGTGGGACGGTCCGGGTGGAGAGCCTGCTGGGGGAGGGCACGACCTTCACCGTGACGCTGCCGGTCGAGCCGCGCGACTGAGGTTCGGCGATTGTGCGGGGGGTCAGCCGCGGCGGTCGTCCTTCGCGGGCTTCACGGG
This is a stretch of genomic DNA from Egicoccus sp. AB-alg2. It encodes these proteins:
- a CDS encoding phosphate uptake regulator PhoU, which produces MSDPIRRQDLPPIHEPQAPVRVAFQQWLDEIDDELIGGALLVAEALPRSARAFLGRDLTVVDEVRAMASDVNDRCRRVEEQGFLLLARESPVAGDLRRLVGILRLVTAVERSAALLRHVGEAVERVDAPMLPAEIRTTIEELAAYTAEVFRRGVDAWRQRDGLAVHEVDRLDESVDRLQEHLLDASQRQVDGAAELLVLGLLARYYERIADHGVSFAQHATFAVTGERVDVGR
- the pstA gene encoding phosphate ABC transporter permease PstA; its protein translation is MAVVTNPGRETPGVSAAATAPRPLVGQASGLARRVKVYDRVGKALLSLTLLISLAVLAILLFDVATKALPVLTGRPVEFLTGGQSSNAEVYGIRQGLRGTFWIAAFTILLSFPIGIATAVYLEEYAPDNRFTRFIDVNIRNLAGVPSVVYGLLGLAVFVRLLGPSTATTDSLLNMTGGRSAVSAGLTIAILVLPIVIITAAESIRAVPNTLREGGYGIGGTKWQVTSRLVLPSAMPGILTGTILSLSRAIGETAPLIVVGVTTGFLVSQGGFLERLYGPYTALPAQIYTLARQPQAAFRNELSAAAIVVLLLVTLTANAVAIVLRNRYDKGRAR
- the phoU gene encoding phosphate signaling complex protein PhoU; protein product: MRNDLQHQLDQLLTRVVAMAERADAMLGEALQAFELGDLQAARRVAEADAEVDRGYEQVQHGVLAAVALHGPVAGDLRLLTALIHVSLHVERMGDYAVGVARTVERVSDLPADAALTGQLLEMGARAREVARGSLQAFVHRDVDAAKACSRLDDDVDRLYLGIFHRLVRLAAEDEHRLQWATHMIQLVRQLERYADHGVDVAEQAVFAVTGQTIELSSFDAG
- a CDS encoding sensor histidine kinase; this translates as MSARPLLAALGLGLAAYAFARVAPGGLGLALTLALAVVVGVIVDAAESRKVSRLAERVNAWMSAAEHRPVQVGGSHAWRQLGIVLNALGAAYQRRGERIARERPWRRELVDSLVQPSLLFSGEGRLLAANDTARELLGIPVDAGDITVVQAVGSAALAGAVREARSSRVPITVDAEHGEHELRSVVSLVGDETLMIITDRTRERRVEELRRNFVVNASHELKTPVTGIQTLAEALRVTIEKDPDRVPSLVKQLGDEAERLARLVHDLLDLRRLEERGPLERVPVDLAELVRQVVVGQLPRAEERQVEIGVEAPDRAYVAGVPGDLEVIVKNLVGNAVQYNRPGGFVEVHLGSSDGAYVLKVHDTGIGIPQQDLSRVFERFYRVDTARSRETGGTGLGLSIVRHAVERHGGTVRVESLLGEGTTFTVTLPVEPRD
- a CDS encoding response regulator, which encodes MPKLLLVEDEKSIAEGLAITLEAEGFQVAWVKDGLDAIPAWERVRPDLVVLDLMLPGMSGTEICRTIRARSDVPIIMLTAREAEVDRVVGLELGADDYVTKPFSTRELVARIKAVLRRAPLQDLAGDVAPVEASGVRVDRVRHEVRVDGELVDLPPKEFELLAYLVEHAGRVLTRGQLIDEIWGSDYVGDTKTLDVHIRRLRTRIEKEPETPSRIQTVRGVGYRFADS